A region of Parcubacteria group bacterium DNA encodes the following proteins:
- a CDS encoding DUF2584 family protein, with translation MGFPIKFNWVLKINQNSSLEVGKTYKFSKIGNRNFPLDTPIDLINSKREAIAKISVLEFTNKKDETTGKFRVLKIYEGEEKTILTAYWIENQ, from the coding sequence ATGGGATTTCCAATCAAATTTAACTGGGTACTCAAAATAAACCAAAATAGTTCTTTAGAAGTAGGAAAAACTTACAAATTCTCAAAAATCGGGAATCGTAATTTTCCACTCGACACTCCAATTGATCTCATTAATAGCAAAAGAGAGGCAATAGCAAAAATATCTGTTCTGGAATTCACTAACAAAAAAGATGAGACAACGGGCAAGTTTAGAGTTTTAAAGATTTATGAAGGAGAAGAAAAAACAATACTGACAGCCTATTGGATTGAAAATCAATAA